The Halarchaeum grantii nucleotide sequence GGAGCCGATTGACATGGTAGGTCTACCCATGGGTAGTCAACACACTATCTTTAACGTAACGGATATTCACGAACGTTAATCGGCCGCCGGGGTGGCTTCAGAAGGAGACGGGTTCGTGGCCGTCGACGCCCATCGGCGTCGGGTCGCGGTCCGAGTAGCCGACGCGCCCGACCGCGTCCTGTCCGACCGCGCCGATGACCGCGTGCACCGCCTCCGTCGCGTCCGCGAACTCCTCCTCGCCCGTCCGTGCGAGAACCTCGTCCAGCGACTCCTCCCCCGCCGGGTGCTCGATCCGCACGCTCCCGTACGCCTCGCGGAGTTCCGCCGTGGTCGCCGGATAGTGCGCGTCTTCGAGCAGGTCGGTCGCCGTTCGGAGCGTCATTACAGCCCAATCTATAGTGAACGACCATTATGAATTTGGTGGGAGTCGTGTTGGCACGGGTCGGGGCACACGCTCTTTGTCCCGGACGCCCCGAGCTGACGTGTGCCCTACGCCGACCTCCACGTCCACACGACCGCCTCCGACGGCGAGCTGACGCTAGAGACGCTCCCCGAGGCCGCGCGCAATGCCGGCGTCGAGGCCGTCGCCGTCACCGACCACGACACGATACACCCCGGGCTCGACGCACCGCTCACGGAGCGCGGAGGCGTCGAGGTCGTTCGCGGCATCGAGTTGCGCGTCGCCGCCCCCACCCAGCGGGTCGACCTCCTCGGCTACGGCGTGCGGGAGACGGACGCGCTCCGTGCGGAGGTGGAGCGACTGCAGGACGACCGCGTCGAACGCGGCCGGCGCATCGTCGAGCGCGTCGAAGCGAAGTTGGGAATCGACCTCGGTGTCGACGTCCACGAGGGGTTCGGTCGCCCGCACGTCGCGCGCGCCGTCGTCGAACACCCCGACACCGACTACGGAACGGTGAGCGCGGTCTTCGACGACCTCATCGGCCACGACGGCCCCTGCTACGTCGCCCGCGACGTCACCGGGTTCGAGCGCGGGCGCGCCCTCCTGCGCGAGGCGTGCGGCGCCGTCGGCCTCGCGCACCCGCTACGCTACGCGGACCCGGACGCCGCGCTCGCGCTCTGCGAGACGCTGGACGCCGTCGAAGCCCACTACCCCTACGACCGGCCCGTCGGACGCGAAGCCGACGCGCACGCGAACGGCCCCGCTCGCGTCCGGCGCACCGTCGCGGAGCACGACCTGCTCGCGCTCGGCGGGAGCGACGCACACGGACGCGAACTCGGGACCGATGGCGTCGACCGAGGCGAATACCGCCGTCTTCGGCGACGAATCGGGGACTGAGGGGGCCGCCAAGTTAAGGTGGAGTCGTCCCGTACGTGTGTGTATGCGCTGCCACTACTGCGACCGGAGCGCTGACGTCTCCGTCGACAAGTCCGGCGTGCGCGTCGGCCTGTGCGAGGAGCACTTCCAGGAGCGCCTGGACGAGCTCGCCGACTCGGAGGCGCTCTCCCGGCTCCGCGAGCAGCTCGACATCGACCGCGCCTGAACATCCCCCGCCATCTGCCCTCCACTCGACGACGGCCGCCGCGAGCGACGGCCGTTCGTCCGCGCCCGCCACGCGAATCTCGCCGCGACTCACCGACGAGCGCGGCGCCTGCCGTGACCGGTCGTTCTTTAAGTGGTTCTCGTTACAAGCAGTAGATACGAGCGGGGGACGCCCGTGTTTCTTCGGGCGACCGTCATAACACCGGAGAGCGGCGCCGCCGTCAGCCCGAACCGCCCTTTAAGTGGTTCTCGTCACAAGCAGTAGATACGAGCAGGGGTTCCCGGTGTCCTCGGGAACCAACATCGAACCCGAGAGCGACGCGGCAACCAGTTCTCGACGCCGCAGACGCCGTTCGCTCTACGCGTGCCGCCGGTCAGGCACGCATACTCACGGGACGTCCCTCCCGGTTCGCCCGTTCCCGGCGTTCGCTGGCGCTTACGCCCGTGTGCTCGCGTGTCGTTTCCCTCTCGCTCGTCTAAACGTGCCTTCGCTGGCGCTTACGCCCGTGTGCTCGCGTGTCGTTTCCCTCTCGCTCGTCTAAACGTGCCTTCGCTGACGCTCAGGCACGTGTGCTCACGGCTACGCCGTTCGCCCGTTTCGGGCGTTCGCTGACGCTCACGCCCGTGTGCTGTCCACGTCGATCGCGTCCACGGGACAGACGTCGACGCAGAGCATGCAGTCGATGCACTGCGTCTCGTTCGCCGGGTCGGCCTTCTTCTCGCTCGTCGGATGCCCCGGAGTGTCCACCCACTCGAAGACGTCCACGGGGCAGTCCTCGATGCACGCGCCGTCCGCGTCGCAGATGTCGAAGTCGACGGCGACGTGCGTCCCGTGAACCCCCCGTTTCTCGGGTTCGTCCACGGGTCCCCAGACGTCGTGGCCCTCGTGCTGGTCCACGACCTCCCGGTTCTCGTCGAAGTTCGGGTCGATAGCCATACCCGAGAGTGGGAGTGCCGGCCGGTTAAAGGCGACGAGCGCCGCGCCGTCGTGCGCGGACG carries:
- a CDS encoding DUF5789 family protein; the protein is MTLRTATDLLEDAHYPATTAELREAYGSVRIEHPAGEESLDEVLARTGEEEFADATEAVHAVIGAVGQDAVGRVGYSDRDPTPMGVDGHEPVSF
- a CDS encoding PHP domain-containing protein; this encodes MPYADLHVHTTASDGELTLETLPEAARNAGVEAVAVTDHDTIHPGLDAPLTERGGVEVVRGIELRVAAPTQRVDLLGYGVRETDALRAEVERLQDDRVERGRRIVERVEAKLGIDLGVDVHEGFGRPHVARAVVEHPDTDYGTVSAVFDDLIGHDGPCYVARDVTGFERGRALLREACGAVGLAHPLRYADPDAALALCETLDAVEAHYPYDRPVGREADAHANGPARVRRTVAEHDLLALGGSDAHGRELGTDGVDRGEYRRLRRRIGD
- a CDS encoding DUF6757 family protein — translated: MRCHYCDRSADVSVDKSGVRVGLCEEHFQERLDELADSEALSRLREQLDIDRA
- a CDS encoding 4Fe-4S dicluster domain-containing protein, with the translated sequence MAIDPNFDENREVVDQHEGHDVWGPVDEPEKRGVHGTHVAVDFDICDADGACIEDCPVDVFEWVDTPGHPTSEKKADPANETQCIDCMLCVDVCPVDAIDVDSTRA